In uncultured Campylobacter sp., a genomic segment contains:
- a CDS encoding AI-2E family transporter, with translation MPKDNAASRNENLAEKIAQNNAENNAKGEAQNFTENQTVNNAEIKIKAAAESEAVVKNKAEAAAENQSESIVETGKAARANTAADEADAAALGAENQSKNRTETDKVSSAGTSALGAAAASGAAAGMKAGLAKASGRAKTNKIFFIGATLLMFCCVIYLFSPFLMVIAIGVLMAVATSGLHAKVTKLCRGRRTLASVLSLFLLCALFFVPFIYAVIEIAKNAANFDMARLNDALSYVQSLNIKLPGPFEKFDTQFRSFLVNLDVAGVAKQIISYLSVVGKSSAKFIVDMVLIVVFCFFAYLYGESFKRFFKKILPVEPAQIDYIFSETANTMSVVFYSTIFNAVLQGFLFSIIAGIFGFDALLMGVLFAFCSLIPAVGGALIYVPTALYVLAGGSTSGAIVIMAYCVILISTLADSFVKPLVIKFINSRLVENPANINEMLIFFSMLSGISTFGFWGVILGPAILTLFIAVLNLYDYLKKIEFE, from the coding sequence ATGCCAAAAGACAACGCCGCAAGCCGCAATGAAAACCTGGCTGAAAAGATAGCTCAAAATAACGCTGAGAATAACGCTAAAGGCGAGGCTCAAAATTTCACTGAAAATCAGACTGTAAATAACGCCGAGATTAAAATCAAAGCTGCCGCCGAAAGCGAAGCGGTCGTCAAAAACAAAGCCGAAGCCGCTGCCGAAAATCAAAGTGAAAGCATAGTCGAAACGGGCAAAGCCGCCAGGGCAAATACCGCCGCCGATGAAGCTGATGCAGCTGCGTTAGGCGCTGAAAATCAAAGCAAAAACCGGACCGAAACCGACAAAGTCTCATCTGCTGGTACCTCCGCGCTAGGCGCCGCCGCCGCTTCGGGAGCCGCTGCGGGTATGAAGGCGGGCCTTGCCAAGGCTAGCGGGCGCGCGAAAACGAACAAGATATTTTTTATCGGCGCAACCTTGCTGATGTTTTGCTGCGTGATCTATCTGTTTTCGCCGTTTTTGATGGTGATCGCAATCGGCGTACTGATGGCGGTGGCGACCTCGGGTCTGCACGCTAAAGTAACGAAGCTGTGCCGCGGCAGGCGCACGCTAGCCTCGGTGCTTAGCCTGTTTTTGCTCTGCGCGCTTTTTTTCGTACCCTTCATCTATGCAGTGATCGAGATCGCCAAAAACGCCGCGAACTTCGATATGGCGCGCCTAAACGATGCGCTTAGCTACGTTCAGAGTCTAAACATCAAGCTGCCCGGGCCTTTTGAAAAATTTGATACGCAGTTTCGCTCGTTTTTGGTAAACCTAGACGTCGCGGGCGTGGCGAAGCAGATCATCTCCTACCTCTCGGTCGTCGGGAAATCCAGCGCAAAATTTATCGTCGATATGGTGCTTATCGTCGTGTTTTGCTTTTTTGCATACCTCTACGGTGAGAGCTTCAAGCGCTTTTTTAAAAAAATTCTACCTGTAGAGCCCGCGCAGATCGATTATATCTTTTCCGAGACGGCAAATACGATGAGCGTCGTGTTTTACTCGACCATCTTCAACGCCGTATTGCAGGGCTTTTTATTTTCGATCATCGCGGGGATCTTCGGCTTTGACGCGCTGCTGATGGGGGTGCTTTTCGCCTTCTGCTCGCTCATCCCTGCAGTCGGCGGCGCGCTCATCTACGTGCCCACCGCGCTATACGTACTAGCGGGAGGCAGCACCTCGGGCGCGATCGTGATAATGGCGTATTGCGTGATACTGATCTCGACGCTCGCGGACAGCTTCGTAAAGCCGCTCGTGATAAAATTTATCAACTCGCGTCTAGTCGAAAACCCCGCAAACATCAACGAGATGCTGATCTTCTTCTCGATGCTTTCGGGCATCAGCACGTTTGGGTTCTGGGGCGTGATCTTGGGGCCCGCGATTTTAACGCTATTTATCGCGGTGCTAAATTTATACGATTATCTAAAAAAGATAGAATTCGAGTAG
- the ruvB gene encoding Holliday junction branch migration DNA helicase RuvB, giving the protein MDRIVEIEKMQLDESVESSLRPSSFEDYVGQEKIKSNLAIAIAAAKKRADVLDHVLFYGPPGLGKTTLAHIIAAQMGAAIKVTAAPMIEKAGDLAAILTNLQSGDVLFIDEIHRLSPAIEEVLYSAMEDFRLDIIIGSGPAAQTIKIDIPHFTLIGATTRAGMISAPLRDRFGMQFRLQFYTHAELARIVQIASVKLGKESAADASAEIARRSRGTPRIALRLLRRIRDFAEVRDEGAISHDRAREGLEALGVDEQGFDEMDIKYLEILFDAKRRALGLSTIAAALSEDEGTIEDVIEPYLLANGYIEKTAKGRIATDKAREAFGRVLKTAERNLFEG; this is encoded by the coding sequence ATGGACAGAATTGTAGAGATCGAAAAGATGCAGCTCGATGAGAGCGTGGAGAGCTCGCTGCGCCCGTCGAGCTTCGAGGATTACGTGGGGCAGGAGAAGATCAAATCAAACCTCGCCATCGCGATCGCTGCGGCGAAAAAGCGCGCCGACGTGCTCGATCACGTGCTTTTCTACGGGCCGCCGGGGCTCGGTAAAACCACGCTAGCGCACATCATCGCCGCTCAAATGGGCGCCGCCATCAAGGTCACCGCCGCGCCGATGATCGAAAAGGCAGGCGATCTGGCGGCGATTTTAACGAACCTGCAAAGCGGCGACGTGCTTTTCATCGACGAGATACACCGCCTAAGCCCGGCGATTGAGGAGGTGCTGTATTCGGCGATGGAGGACTTCCGCCTCGACATCATTATCGGCTCCGGGCCCGCTGCGCAGACTATCAAGATCGATATTCCGCACTTCACGCTCATCGGCGCCACGACGCGAGCGGGCATGATCTCCGCGCCGCTGCGGGATCGCTTCGGCATGCAGTTTCGCTTGCAGTTTTACACGCACGCCGAGCTTGCGCGGATAGTGCAGATCGCTTCTGTTAAACTCGGAAAAGAGAGCGCGGCAGATGCCAGCGCCGAGATCGCGCGTCGCTCTCGCGGTACTCCGCGTATTGCGCTGAGGCTACTGCGCCGCATACGCGATTTTGCCGAGGTGCGCGACGAGGGCGCTATCTCGCACGATCGCGCACGCGAAGGGCTCGAGGCGCTGGGCGTGGACGAGCAGGGCTTTGACGAGATGGATATAAAATATTTGGAAATTTTATTTGACGCTAAGCGCCGTGCCTTGGGGCTTAGCACGATCGCGGCGGCGCTTAGCGAGGACGAGGGTACGATCGAGGACGTCATCGAGCCCTATCTACTCGCCAACGGCTACATCGAAAAGACTGCTAAAGGCCGCATCGCAACCGATAAGGCGCGCGAGGCGTTCGGTCGCGTGCTAAAGACCGCGGAGAGAAATCTGTTTGAGGGGTAG
- the panB gene encoding 3-methyl-2-oxobutanoate hydroxymethyltransferase, which yields MSKITLSKLYEMKKSGEKIVMITAYDALFAKIFDDEVDMVLVGDSLNMSFGGHSETLGASVEQMIYHACAVRRGLKRAYMVVDMPFCSCATPELALQNCAKVYESTGCDAVKIEGGAHMADTVALLNRNGIAVMSHIGLKPQFSRFTGGYKVSGCGEEGAREVLSDARALVEAGAVLLLVEGTISTVANQVALGTDVPVIGIGAGTGVDGQVLVWSDMCGFFTEFRPKFVKRYLDGAALVKGAVREYAREVKEESFPSEEFEYKQ from the coding sequence ATGTCAAAAATCACGCTTTCTAAATTATATGAGATGAAAAAATCCGGCGAAAAGATCGTGATGATCACCGCCTATGACGCACTTTTTGCTAAAATTTTCGACGACGAGGTCGATATGGTGCTCGTAGGCGACAGCCTAAATATGAGCTTCGGCGGGCACTCTGAGACCCTGGGCGCAAGCGTGGAGCAGATGATCTATCACGCGTGCGCCGTAAGACGGGGACTAAAGCGAGCGTATATGGTCGTAGATATGCCGTTTTGCTCGTGCGCGACGCCAGAGCTCGCACTGCAAAATTGCGCCAAAGTCTATGAGAGCACCGGCTGCGACGCCGTCAAGATCGAAGGCGGCGCGCATATGGCAGATACCGTGGCGCTGCTTAATCGAAACGGTATCGCCGTGATGAGCCACATCGGGTTAAAGCCGCAGTTTTCGCGCTTTACGGGCGGTTACAAAGTAAGCGGGTGCGGCGAAGAGGGCGCGCGCGAAGTCTTAAGCGACGCTAGAGCGCTTGTCGAGGCGGGCGCGGTGCTGCTGCTAGTGGAGGGGACGATCTCCACAGTCGCAAATCAAGTAGCACTCGGCACCGACGTGCCCGTCATCGGCATCGGCGCGGGCACCGGCGTGGACGGACAGGTGCTCGTGTGGAGCGATATGTGCGGGTTTTTCACGGAGTTTCGGCCGAAATTCGTTAAGCGCTATTTAGACGGCGCTGCGCTGGTAAAAGGCGCGGTGCGCGAATACGCGCGCGAAGTCAAGGAGGAGAGCTTCCCAAGCGAGGAGTTTGAATACAAGCAGTAG
- the imm40 gene encoding Imm40 family immunity protein — translation MLFIDEDYVNIVPQDLLERGIRLREELGFYEIAWKFDDVMEVLKIARDRDMLIVGGDVYRLSDNKPIITYDGWSIKAEDDDAFEVAIEYITKYRARNGDDFAYCPAIGPGRVSK, via the coding sequence ATGTTGTTTATAGATGAAGATTATGTAAATATCGTGCCGCAGGATCTGCTAGAGCGCGGCATACGCCTAAGAGAGGAGCTCGGATTTTATGAAATAGCTTGGAAATTTGACGATGTAATGGAGGTGCTAAAAATCGCAAGAGATAGAGATATGCTTATCGTCGGAGGGGATGTATATCGCCTAAGCGACAATAAGCCCATAATCACATACGACGGCTGGAGTATTAAAGCGGAAGATGACGATGCATTCGAAGTGGCGATCGAATATATCACTAAGTATCGCGCTAGAAACGGAGATGATTTTGCATACTGCCCAGCCATTGGTCCCGGACGGGTATCCAAATGA
- a CDS encoding DUF3969 family protein yields MILEKNIDIVGERAVLLMALGSLWALEHKAITIDESQRILFSPYISTHLEKNKVDERIIDIIIECCELEDIFELIPTKYMETLQILQNRIIEILKQYDEESRKRWIIIDEE; encoded by the coding sequence ATGATATTAGAGAAAAATATTGATATTGTGGGCGAGAGGGCTGTTTTGCTAATGGCACTAGGCTCATTATGGGCATTGGAGCACAAAGCGATCACCATAGATGAAAGCCAAAGAATTTTATTTTCACCCTATATCTCAACGCACTTGGAAAAAAATAAGGTCGATGAACGCATTATAGATATAATAATCGAGTGCTGCGAATTGGAGGATATTTTTGAACTAATTCCTACAAAATATATGGAAACTTTGCAAATATTGCAGAATAGAATAATAGAAATTTTAAAGCAATACGATGAAGAATCTAGAAAAAGATGGATAATTATAGATGAAGAATAA